The Agrococcus sp. ProA11 genomic sequence TCGTGCTTCACGCGGTCGCGTCGCTCGCGCCACTGCGGATGGTAGATGTACTGCGTGCGGCCGGCATCGTCGACCCCGATCGCCTGGATGTGCGCGAGCGGGTCGGCCGCGATCCACACGTCCGTCCACGCCGGGGGCACCGCGAGCGAACGCGCGCGCTCGCGGTCGGCGGCCGAGACGGCGCGCCCGCTGTCGTGCCGGAACGACCAGCCGCTGCCGGCTCGCCGACGCCGGATGCCGGGGTCCTTCGATGGTTGCGCTCTGCGCAGTCTCGCCATGCCGCGATGCTAGCGACGGCAACCTGGGTGCCGGTCAGTCGCTCTTCCAGCGGCGTCCGGTCGGGGTGCGCGACTTCGCCTGCCACTCGCTCTCGCTGTCGAGCACGCGACGATGCTTGGTCTCGGCCCACTCCTCGGCGAGCCCGAGGAGCGCGGCCTCGACGGCCGCCTGCTCCTCGTCGGTCGGGGCACCCGAGACGACCTG encodes the following:
- a CDS encoding acyl-CoA carboxylase subunit epsilon yields the protein MTALSPERHDGTAGTAVEPIMQVVSGAPTDEEQAAVEAALLGLAEEWAETKHRRVLDSESEWQAKSRTPTGRRWKSD